The genomic DNA GTAATTCGCCGTTGCTTTGGCCATCGCAACGAACTCGGCCTCTGTGAAGATCGCCATCTCCATCCATGGCTCGCCGGTCGGTGTTACGCTCGCATACGTCGGCACCGACGTCAGCGCGGGCGGATCGGACTCGATCTTGCACATGCCCACCGGACCCTGACCGGTTAGAGAGAACGGCGATCGCCCCATCGAGCCCGTCGGGCCCGGAGGAGCAGAGTGGTTCTCACGATCCTCAAATCGCGGCACATACGTCTGCGTCACGACACGCTCCTTTCCCGTCAGCAGTCCACTGGTTGGTCCGACATCCGGCCGCAGTTCGACGCATTCTCGACGACCGAAGATTCCAGCCGCTTCCAATGCACAGTGCCCGGCACAGCCGCGACAATGTTGACCAGTCGCTTCTCAGGCACCCATTCCCGCCCAACCTGTTCGAGCCAAAACCGCTCACGCCGGCGCATCGCCCGCGCCGCGGCACCTGGAATGAAGATCTCATACCCCCAGCCCCGCAGCATGCCGATAAACTCCGCCGCGCTCGAGCCGCTCGCGCTCAGCATCTGCGGATTCACTTCCGCCACAATCGCCGGTTTACGAGTGGTGATCGCCCGAGCCAACCCCCGGAACGCCGCGGTCTCAAACCCCTCCACATCAATCTTGATCGTGAGCGGCGCACCCTCGGGATTGATGTGGTTGTCGCCCACGACCACCGGCACGTCATACGTCGCCGACACCTTCCCCTTATGCCTCGGCGGCAGCACCCCGAACGTCCCCGCGCCCGTGTTCCCCGTGGGCGGCACGCTCAGCGTCAGCGTCTGCTCGCGATCGCTGAACCCCGCCTCGATGATCCGCACCCACGACAGCCCGTTGGACTCCACATGCGCCCGCAGCTCCGCGCACACCGACGGGTTCGGCTCGATCGCCGTGACCATCCCCCGTGCCCCGACCGCGTACGCCCCGATCAGCACCGTCATCCCGATGTTGGCGCCGATGTCCAGGTACTCATCCCCCGGCCGCATCGCCCGCAGCAGGGCGACCTGCACCGGCAGATCGAACAATCGCCCGAGGAAGTACGCCCCGCGCTGGTGATAGTCCGCCAGATTCAGCCGCAATCGATACCCATGCCATCTTCCGCGGCACTCGGCGTGGCCTCGCGTCGTCCATCGCGCATTGTCCAGCACCCCGGCGCGCTCAAACCAATAACGCCGTCCCGGCAACTCCCAGCGGGAGACCAGATACGCCATCCGCGCCGAGATGCCATCGAGGCCTGACGAAGACACGTTCCGCTCCCCGTTACCTCAACCCATATTCCTTCAGTTTCCGATACAGCGTCCGCTCCCCGATCCCCAGCAACTGGGCCGCGTGCTCGCGGTTCCCGCCCGTGAGGCGCAGCGTCTCGCGGATCGCACGCTTCTCGATCTGCTCCAGCGAAGTCCCCGCCAGCGACCCAGGCGTCCCCGAGACCTCCTCACCCTCGTCCGCCGCCCGGATCTCCGGCGGAACATGCCTCACGTCGATCGTCACCGCCCCCTCCGCATCCGCCATCGCGTTCACCAACGCGTTCTGCACCACGTTCATCAACTGGCGCACGTTCCCCGGCCAGTTGTAACTCGTCAGACGCATCATCGCCGCATCCGTCACCGCCGGCACCGGCTTCCCGGGCAGCATCTTCTCCGCAAACCGCGCCAGCG from Phycisphaeraceae bacterium includes the following:
- a CDS encoding FkbM family methyltransferase is translated as MSSSGLDGISARMAYLVSRWELPGRRYWFERAGVLDNARWTTRGHAECRGRWHGYRLRLNLADYHQRGAYFLGRLFDLPVQVALLRAMRPGDEYLDIGANIGMTVLIGAYAVGARGMVTAIEPNPSVCAELRAHVESNGLSWVRIIEAGFSDREQTLTLSVPPTGNTGAGTFGVLPPRHKGKVSATYDVPVVVGDNHINPEGAPLTIKIDVEGFETAAFRGLARAITTRKPAIVAEVNPQMLSASGSSAAEFIGMLRGWGYEIFIPGAAARAMRRRERFWLEQVGREWVPEKRLVNIVAAVPGTVHWKRLESSVVENASNCGRMSDQPVDC